A stretch of the Gemmatimonas sp. genome encodes the following:
- a CDS encoding GTPase: MQHARYPYDARRLRGRTGFPNAGKSTLLNRLVGQKLAITSAKAQSTRQRVVGIRTENDTQMVVLDTPGLLEPRDSLHSAMRNAALAALCDAPVTLLRHAAPLTDTASNDPLLAWRTGFTRTYGAELRAERGDRPDKVVDFAPGHYVEVGAAIARA, encoded by the coding sequence ATACAGCATGCCCGATATCCCTACGACGCGCGCAGGCTTCGTGGCCGTACCGGCTTCCCCAACGCCGGCAAATCCACGCTGCTCAACCGGCTCGTCGGGCAGAAGCTCGCGATCACATCCGCCAAAGCGCAGTCCACGCGGCAGCGAGTCGTTGGAATCCGAACTGAAAATGACACGCAAATGGTCGTGCTCGACACGCCCGGGCTGCTGGAACCCAGGGACTCGCTGCATAGTGCGATGCGCAATGCTGCGCTTGCGGCCTTGTGCGATGCCCCCGTCACGCTGCTGCGCCACGCTGCACCGTTGACCGATACCGCGTCCAACGATCCGCTGTTGGCTTGGCGCACCGGCTTCACCCGCACCTATGGCGCAGAGCTGCGCGCCGAGCGTGGCGACCGGCCCGACAAGGTCGTCGATTTCGCGCCCGGTCATTATGTTGAGGTGGGTGCGGCAATCGCGCGCGCGTT